The DNA window AAGGAGGCACCCATGTGACACTTCATGAATTAATCAATTCTAGGGGATCAGTTGTCATCAAGTAGATTATAATACTGCATACTGAACTCTGCTGCTCTCATCACTTATACGTGTGGAATTTACAGTATAAATAATACAGTTATAATGGCAAAAGTGTACTTTTTCCTGCAAGTATGTCACTCAGTTACACTTAAACAAACCTACTAGGGTAAATGACATAGTAGTCCATACCCAGATGACAGATCTAATTCAATATTAGGCTAGTCTCATAGCTAGCTGCAGTTTTACTATCATACCTTTGATCATCTAACTCAGTGTGCCTCCTTCAGAAGTGAGTTAAACCTACCTGAGGAGCTGCCAAGACCCTGTGACACCTTGACTTCCATTGCATGAGCCTGCGCCTTCAGTGTAAGTCCCCCATCAATAAGTGTCTGAGTGACAACTTGGACAACTACAAAGGGCTGTGCAATCTCATGATCCTGCCATTCCCACTGTGCAGCACTTTGAGCTGTGAAGTAGCCCGGGCTGTGCAGCGAAGATGGATGGGTGGAGTTTAGAGTGTTGTCGGGTAAAGCGGGGTACAACATTAAAACTCTCAGGTCTATTGATTGTAGAGTATTGATTGGACGGAACTGCTGTGTGGAGAATCACTCACTTCACATGGGAGCTTTTTCTCGTTAGCCTAAAGTATGAGACTGACAACAAATAATAATCAGAGAAGACAGACACTCTCTTGGAGGGCATAATCACTTGCACAATCTGCTATGTGATTACACTTGTGACACTTAGCTTATAGTTTCGGTTATTTTGCGTATTTTTGTATTGTAATATTATTGGCAAGAAGTCTCACTTTAACTTCTATGCACTGTTTACCTTTTGTCTCGCACAATATAATATATGAATGCAGGACATCTCTATGATCAGCTATAATCTGATCTCTGCTGTAAGAATTGTGCTTGTTGTGAATGAATCGTACTTAAACCATCAGTATGTTGTAGTCATGGATGTATTATATTCTCATCGTTACCATGGTGATTATAACATTTGTTTCATCTTCCACACGGTGGTGGTGTTGGACCAGCTACTGAGGACCACAGTGGAGCATCCACCCATCACTTGTCACACTGAGCTACGTTCACAATCACGATACACAGACTAAAATTTAATTGCGTTAAAACAAATTTTAACGCGGTAAAGTTCCTTAAAGTGTGTTATTATTGAGTTAACCCCTGTTTAATGATTCATTAAAACTCAGTTGTAGCCTCGCAGCGTCTTTCTAGCTGACATGACAGGATACTTTAGTGTTTGTAGCGTGCTAGCTGAAAACCGTAACGTTCTTGAACGTACCCTGACAGATTTGTCAGCCAGTTGAACTCTGACCAAAACAAACTCAGGCGGATAAATATTTGTCTTTGACGTCTGACTTTAACACAGACACTTTCCAAATGCTTAGACGACTGAACAAGAGGTGTGAGGGGAATTAATGTATTAGCTGGCTTGGAGAAGTAACTGCGCTTGTAGCTAGTGGTAGCTGaagccgttagccgttagctagAACGCCAACGTTACCGCAAGCTAACAGAAGCCGTTAGCTAACGGTAACGTTATGCCAGACGACCCAACAACCACAGCCGTTGGGAGAAGAAGCTGTTGCCTCCGTTGCCTTAACTATCAGCCCAGCAGATTGACACTGGCTTACCTGCTAGTTAGGTAGCTAGTTAGGCTAAACACTGATAACTAATTTTATACGTTGCCTTTTTTACTGCCTGGGATAACAGCTCCAGTATGGGGATGTGCTTACCGTGCCTTGGTGGAGCAGCGGACGACGTTGTTGTCACTCCAGATCCGGTAAATTAATTTACCAGAACTTTTATCAACAGCTGTGTCACTCGACAAATCACAATGTCGCACATGTGCTGCGACATTTAATGTGATTTGACGCAAATTAATTGAACCTAACGGGACGTGAATGTAATCAATCGTGTAGGACAGCAATAGGCCCTACTAGGTAATGTTCAGGAGGCGTTGCCTGTGTTTAGCTTCTGTAAACACTGGCATGTCAAGTATGCTCCAGGCCTCACACAGAGTACCAGCTAGCTTTATACTGAGACTGTCTGCTTACTGCTGGAGCTTACaggctttctgtttttttccaggaGACAAGGAGACGACAATTAGCTGAGGCCGCAGAGAAGAGACAAAAAGAGGTAACTAACTTATATTTTAAACACCGTAAAGACTGTGTTGTAATACACGTTGTTTTCCAGGTTATTAGGTACATCTAGCTAAAACTAATGTATTGTCTTATAACATCTCTGCAATAAATCCTGTCATCACCAAGATGGGATTTATTGTAGGATGGACTTTGTACTGTTATggaattgtttgtgttattttatattactGCTCAATATAAGGCTGTCCAAattcaaaatcaaaacacacCACAGCCTTCAAAATATCCAAAAGCAACCACTTACCTGAAACAGTTAATTCAAAAACTGATCATTAACCTTTACAAAGAtaggtttttttttagattgCATTGGCTTTAGCTATACATTCACTGGTCACtatattaggtacacctgttcaactgctcactaacgcaaatagctaatcagtcaatcacgtggcagcagctcaatgcatttgatatgtagacatggtcaagacgatttaagtgactttgaggGTGGAATGGTTGAtggtgccagatgggctggtctgagtatttcagatctactgggattttcatgcacaaccatctctaaccaacaacatgtccaaccttgaagcagatgggctacagcagcaggagACCACACCAGGtaccactcctgtcagctaacaacaggaaactgaggctacaattcacataGGCTCACCAAAATTAGACAATAGCAGAGTGGAAAATCGTTGCCTGGTGTGATGAGTctcgatttctgctgcaacattcagatggtagggtcagaatttggtgtaaacaacatgacagcATGGATCTGTCCTGCTTTGtgtcaacggttcaggctggtggtggtggtgtaatggtgtgggggatattttcttggcacactttgggccccttagtaccaactgagcatggtttaaacaccacagcctacctgagtattgttgctgaccgtgtccatccctttatgaccacagtgtacccatcttctgatggctactttcAGCAGGATAAAGCACCACGTCACAAACCTCatatcatctcaaactggtttcttgaacatgacaatgagttcactgtactccaatggcctccacagtcaccagatctcaatccaatagagcacctttgggatgtgatggaacgggagattcacttcatggatgtgcagccgacaaatctgcagcaactgtgtgatgctgtcATGTTAATATGGACCAAAaactctgaggaatgtttccagcaccttgttgaatctatgctgCGAAGAATTAACTCAGTTCTGATGGCAAAATGGGTCCAACCTGTTACTAGCAAGGTGTaactaataaagtggctggtgagtttAGATGTACCTAATAATTTGGGAAGAAAATGTTTGTATGACTGTGTAGCCTTCTGTTACATACATACACCCCAATCAAGGTAGATGCACATGATAGTGTAGtgagtgatttttttattacacaGAAAAGCCACTTGCAAACCCGTAAGAGTCGTGCTAAAGTTTTAGCAAGGTAAGTAGACATTGAATCAGAATTGAAACTCTTCTTGGCCAGGTGAATCTTTTGGATTGGCTGGTATCTCAACAACCACGTTTCTGCTCCAAGTCactgttttctcttttaaatCTCGCAGACACccttcacattcacacattcactaTGCAGATGAAAGCACTGAGCTGTAACCCACAGTCACATTTCAGCTAGCTACTTCATCCTTCATCTGAGTTGCCTTATTTGGCAGTTGAATGTCCTTTTGCTAATTTGGACTGAACATGGTTTGTGCTTTTTGAAAAGGTTGTGGTGTTGATTTTGAAACACATGCATGTTTTTAAGACTGtttatatgtgtattttttaacatatcaacaagataaaaacacttttatgaAACTATGGCTGTTGCTTTATCATATTCCACTCTGTTTTTCAGACAACATACAGGGGTGTTAAAAATCCAGAAGCGGtcgaaagaaaaaagaaaaaacaggaagAAATGGAAAAACAGGCAATGACCACCTCAGTgtctggtggtggtggcggcggGTTGAAGGTTAGTGTTGTGTTTGTCCTCAAGATGTGTGACTCTAGAACAACAGGAGGATCTTGAATTCATGTCATTCATGAGGTTTAGTGCAAGTTGAACAATCTTTTCTTTGTGAAACTCACAAAAGCAGCTGTAATCTGCTTTAAACCCAATAAGCAGTCAGTAAGCATCAGAATATTACACCAACTTAAGAAGACTAAGGGTGTTAAGGGTGGGCCTGAggatcatgtttttattttatcaggCTGTTCTGGAGAGTGTTGTCAGGTATGGTATAGCAGTGTGGTTTGGGAATCTGAATGTGGAGTTAAAATCCAAACTTGCTCGTCTGGTTCAGACAGCCATGAAGGTCATGGGGAGGAAGGAACACCAATACTTCCAGACACTGTATGAACAGTCTGATCTCAGACAAGCACAGAGAATACTGTCTGGCTATTTCCACATTCTCCACGCTGAGTATGAGCTTTAGATTAAAGTATAAAGTACATCGTATCGTAACCAAAATTTTCAGGCAACATCTAGTCTAATATGTTGATAGgtattatattaatatatcaGTTAGAACAGTGTCTCAAAGACTAAAGATTGTTCTGATGATTTTCTCCTCTTTGTTCTCCAGTGGCAGGTGGGCTGAAGAACATGAAGGTAACACCTGAAGTCTTGACTCTGAAGTCCAAAACAACATGAAGTATTGTGACAAGATGACTTGAAAGATGTTTGAACTGCtgtccagttttgttttttcttttcttttttgcctaATTTATGATGTTATGAGACAAACGACTACATGCTTTATGCAAAACAATCTGAAGCGACTACAAACCAGAACAGCAGGACTTACCCCCTTGTTGCCAAGTTATACAAGTCAGTTTGGACCTTTGGACACGTCAGGGATGAAACAGAAATGTGCGAGCATATACAGGTCCTGCTGTGTTAGTTTTATTTGACAGCTGATTAGACAGTTTTATGGCGACCAACATTATATAACACTAAATTAATATGATTATAAAGTCCAGCAGTATCTCTGCTGACTCGTCATATTAAGACAAAGCTGTCCTCAACACTTTTCACCTTTTACACTACACTGCTTTTGGTTTTCATTGTCGAAGGTCAATATTTACTGTAAATCCACATTGGCCACATTACTTTTTGTACGACTTCTCAAAAAATCCGTTATGCAAATGAAGTAAAAGCAGTTTATGTTTACAAAATGTAAGTGTGCTTATTAGTATACAGTGAAAAGCACAGAGTTAATACTCATTTCACTTTATTTCAGGCTCTATTTGTTGGCAACACAAAGACTCGTGCAAACAGTGCTTGTTGGTATTTACTGAACCTGTAATGCGCTTTGCCTGTCTCTGGGGTGTTTTCGTGACCAGTGCAGTGTGCACGCACATGGGAGTCCTTGTTGATGATGAAGGCAATGTGAGGTGTTGTTTCTTTGGCTCAACTGACCTGTTCTCGGTGCAGCGTCATTTAGTCACTAATTTGGTGATTGTCAAAATATGCAGCAGCTACAGATGCTGCTGAATAATGTAAAACAACACTTAAACATTCTtcaaccagtaaaaaaaaaattaaaaaggagGTGCACAAGGATACGCCGTTAATTCCTTTGTGCACAAGGCCTACTGTACTTTGCACTGGTTTTTGCCACTACTCCTTTAATAGAgtcggggttttttttttttttatctctgcaCAGTTAGAGTTTGTTCCATTTTATTACAACATATGCAAAACACTGATGTGATGCCTGCTTAAATTAAATCatatgaaatgtgtttgtgaacTGCCATATTACATACAGAAGCTTTTGTTAGACATCTCTTTGCACGCAGTTTGTCAACATTTGGTGAACAGCAAACATGCCTGCTCACACTCCATGTTGGGAGAGATTCATGTAAACTATATAATGGAACCGGGAAGAAACTGAAGGAAGAGAGCAAGTGAAGTGTGTACAGTAGTGAAGTATTTACTTTGACTTGCTTAACTGAGTGCATTTCTTCACTTCAGCCTTCACTTGATCCTTAAATGCTTCTGGTGCTCTCGCCATTTTGTAGAAGAGGAAATCTAGCCAATGTTATTTGCTACAATAAATCACATTTCTGCTACTGATGTGTGGATTTCATTCGAACTACAGTTTTATAGAAAGATAATTCAAGTTTAGATGCAGCATGCTGCATTTGAGACATATTGTTAACCTGCTAAAACATGTTACACTTAGTTACAGACTGATCTGTCAAATAATAACCAATATTTTTAGTCTTGCATGTACTGAAAATCCAAAGCAGACTCCTCTTTAAGGTTTGGGCTTAAGGTCAGAAAATATACCCAGTCATTCGGAAAATATTGACAGACAAAGTAGATAATTCAATTTATGAAGATTGAAGTTTTGAGAATTTATTGAAAATATACATCTTTAACAGAAATTGGACGTATGTACTTCACATACAAGCCTGTTTGCATAGAAAGTGACCTCACACAAACTCACAACAGTCGCACAAATTAATACATTGAATGATAATGTGAATGTATTAAGTGTAAGAAACTGAACAGATGATCAAGTTTCAATGATTGCACTACCTCTAGAGGTCAGTAACATACAACAAATTGAAGAACTGCAGCATCTCAAGTGAGTAAATCTGCTCTACTATCAATCATAAATCAACAAGGTTCTGATTGTACTGCATCTTGTACAAGTGATTGTCCATGTTCTTACAGTAAAATCATATAAAACAGGAGCTGTCCTAATAATGAATAATTATAAAATGATAAGAGTATAAAAATGCGTTTGATAGAATAGTTATTCAATGTGTAAACAGTCTAAGCATTGCTTTAATTTGAATTAACCTAGTAAAAAAGTACAACGTAAAGAAAAAGCCATAACATGACTCATGTTTGGTTTCTAGGGGAGATTTGGCAGTTTTTCTAAGAATACTACACAGTGGACTATCATGTAAAGATTTGGTAAATGGCATTTCTTTGGACTTATTCTTCTAATGTTATAgttaaagtttaatttgcaaCTTGAGTGTGGTGACTACAGGAGCCATCCATGTATTAAAAGCACTGTAACGCAGTTAGAGTAACAATATCAGATAAATGGCAAATTAAAATGGGAGGGAAACCAATACATTGCCTTCACTGAAAATATCTACTTGCTTTTTACTATCACAAAAACCAGGTTGCCATGAAGACTAGCTTCTTAAAGGCCCTGAAACCTCCACCACCTACTCAGTTTCATCCAGAAGTGTTTAACATACAACGTACAAATACAGCCAGGTCCGTAGCCACATACCTGATCCACTaaattgtaattatattgtaatgaTTGGCATACTCTTCAGTTCTGTAAACTGAATAAAGTATATTGTTAAGGTCTGCTAATGTGTTCACAAACACCTACTTGACTGAACTCTCTGCTTCCCATGTGTCTGTAGACATATTTTATGTAAGAACAGGGATATGTTATATTGCCACGTCCATTAGGGAGTAAACAATGTCCGTTAATTGATGGCACATTAGAGTCTGACCTCTTTACTTCTTGCTGCGGTAGTGGGCTGCCACCACCAGGTAGCTGTCAGGGGTGAGGTCCTTAATGTTGGGGGACTTGCTGCTGACAGGGGACGTCTTGCCCTCCACCCGGGAGATCTGGAGCATGCGGCACGGGTCGTGTTTCAGCAGGTAGCTCTCAAAGGTCTCCCAGCCTCCGCCAACACGCACCATCACGTGCTTGTTGTGCAGCATCTGCAGGGAGACACAGGATTATAGTGTCACTTGTGATGTCTGTGTGTCAAAGGAGAGCTTTAAACTGTTGTTGCTGAGCCCTTCCCTCTATAGGACTAATTTCACTGATTGAGGCTTTGGATTTCAGGCAGGAGCTGAATGAACATTTAAGCATGGCTTTGATGTCAAGGGTTGTCGATTGATGTTGAGGGGCTCAGACTGGTTGATGTCTCTGGAGGGAGGCTCTCTCCATCTTTTATCAGCCTATGTTTGACATCTCAAATTAGCAGGCTAGAATTTGTACTACACAGCTAAGGCTggtgggaatgtcattagttctgCAGGTATTTGATCATTACCGAAGTATCCTGGAGTACtggacaactttttttttttttttttttaaactgataaGGGTGTTAGATAATGGCAgcacggtgatgcagtggttagcattgtaaCCTCACACCAAAAGGGTTACTGGTCAAGCCTGGAGGTGAGAGGTTCGAACctcggggtgggggagcccttctgtgcagtttgcatgttctccccgtgtcagtgtgggttttctctggtaGTCTGGTGTCCCCCCACAGTCTAAAGACTTGCATGTCAGGTTAAATCGTGACTCGCAATTGCCCATaggcatgaatggttgtctgtctctactatgtgtcagccctgtgatagtctggtgacctgtccagggtgtaccccgcctctcgcccagtgtcagctgggataggctccagcacccctgtgacccccaacaggatacgTAGTTACAAGTAAAGGAGtgactgaatgaataaatgctAGATTAAAGGCAGAAATTCaacaaagttattacaattcatctTGAGGAGGGCATGAATGTCTTTTCCAAAGGCCATGGTAATTCATCCAAaagctgttgagatatttcactcaaaAACCACAAATGCACTATAAGATCTTCAAGGTCATTCAGATTcttcctctggggaccatgagcATCTGTACAAAGTTTTGTGCCAATGAATTTTGCAGATGTTCAAAGTTTTCACTAGGTAAGTGAAAACTTTGAACATCTGATGTTGCTAGAGTTGACAGCGGTCACAAATGTTATCAatattcatcctctggggaacatgaatgtctctacAAGATGTAACTTTCAtcttccgtaaccacttatcctgttaggggtcgctggagggctggagcctatcccagctgacattgggcgagagacaggttacaccctggacaggtcaccagactatcacagggctgacacatagagacagacaaccattcatgctcacattcacacctacgggcaatttagagtcaccagttaacctgcatgtctttggactgtgggaggaagctggagtacctggagaaaacccatggtGACACgaaaagaacatgcaaactctgcacagaagggctcccccaccctggggttcgaaccaggaaccctcttgctgttagGTGACAATACGAAACAGTTTGTGTGCCACAAAATTTTAATGCTAACCATCAAAAGCTgtcaatgttttttaaaaaccttttcAGGAACAAAAATGCCTCATGGTGgcagcagagaaaaagtcagagCATCAACAccgtcagtaggattcatcatgaaattcattcattcatgggAACCAAGAATACTTGTACAAACTTTCATGGCAGTCCATctgatagttgttgagataatCTATTTATGACCAAAGAGGTGGACCaagtgactgactgactgactacaCCACAGACAGACCGATGTTGCCATCCCTGCAGTCAGGCTGTGAGCAcggctaaaaaaaaatattcaatgtctattttaacataaaagtacaaaacaaaacaaaaatcaccaTCTGCACTCTGTTTAACTAAGGAACTATATGCATATGCATGTTCCGTCTTTTTTCATCATTCAAACTGCAACATTTGCTTCAAAACGATGCCACCTGCCACACATTCTCAAGGTTGGGTACCATGGCAACATCGGCCATTATAATAAAGAGACGAAGAAATAAAAGGCTCTGATATATTGGATGCTCAGACACTCACATTCCCCAGAGGCTGTGCACATAAAACATGTCTGCCTCACTATGGAGCCTTATCACCCCCCTACCTCATTAACATGACATTACACCTCTACTAAAACAAGCTTGTTTACCAAATGCCTTCCCAGATAAAATACAAGAtaaacaggaagttgttattAAGACTATTTGGAAGCTGTATTTGCCTTTAAAAGCACAAACAGTAGGAGACAGAATCTGACAAATATGAAACTAAATCATTTGATAAAAAGGGTAAACTACCTCTTGAGATTGTCACCTCAGTCTGGCCTGATATGAGGCTTTCTGCCCTCCAGCAGCAAAACATGCAACATTTATAAGCTTCTTAAAAGAATCAATCAGGAGTGCACTGTTGGGGCAGTGCTTCCAATCACCAGCTTCAGGCCTTCAGGCTTTGTGACTGTGGATTTAATGGACCTGTGTGATGCAGAGGGGTTTCAATCACGCTGCTTTGGGACGAGACCCTTGCCTGAGCCCATTCCCTCCTCTCCAGCCCAGAGAAGGACAGGGGCCTGGGGCTCAGCTTGGACAACACTTCTCACAAACACTGTGATGTTGCTCTGCCCCCTCGTTGAGGCTACAACCACCTCATTTATTCCAGGAGTTGAGAAGGTCAGTCTCCCAGGCGTGTACAGATAATTGTGGAGTGGACTCTTATATGTGCTGCATGCCAGTGTTGTCCTCGCTCAAGGGCTGCCAACAGACAGAGACTTGGCCTTACTGTATTCATGCCTTTTCAGTGGAAGCAGCTGCTGCAAGGCAAAAACCATCCCAGGAATTTTAATTAAAGCATTTTGACTGTGACAAGCGCTGGCTGAGAGACAAAGGAAGAGAGGTTTAACACTTGTTTTGGCCCGATCAAATGATGGATCTCACATACTCCAACTGTGAGTACACGTGGTAATGCATGGAAATAAACATGTGTAATGTTCCTGTCGTTAACGCTGCCGGTTCTGTGCATACAACGGCTATTGCGGAAAAAAGTGATACCTCGATCtaattttttccccattaaaaggtgttttggGGGAGCTGTTTTTCTTATCCAAATCAAGGGTTTACACATAGAGGGAGTCATTTGCTGTACAGACTGTAAAGGCTAAAGGTTCAGCTCTATTGTTACTGCATTTACAATGCAGGATGGCACAATGAAATCAGTTTTAGCCCCCCCAATGAtatacacacagaaaatgtGAAGACAAATACAGATATTTTAAATTACAATTGATTCAACTGTAAAATATCCAATCAAATAAAACcaattatgttaaaaaaaaaactctaaaagaagaaataaaaaaaagggaaactatATTATATCAACAAGATTACAGCCCTTTGAGTCCTGTAAATAAAACTGCCTGGACTGGACATGTAAGGTGGTGTATACTAAATACTGTACAGCAGCCTGCAGTGGACCAACACTGTGATGCTCACCATTTGTCCTTGGTTGCTCAGCAACACAACGAAGACTGAATCATTCAGTCATTGAAAAGGCATCAAATGATGATAAATATTCAGATTTACACAGTATCTCGTCGTTTTCCTCAGTAATGTTTCAGAACAGCTGTGAAtgagatatagatagatagatagatagatagatagatagatagataaactgGACTGactggaccagtaaaaccattgcataatatcCTATGAATAACAAACACCTTCAAAATTTTTACATGAGCATTTTCTATACATGTCCACTCCTGAGTAGTAATCCTgacttcaccacaccaaactaaacTTAAGATAAAAGAACTGTATTGTGGTccagtgggccggattggaccctcTGGACGGCCAGTTCTGGCCCCCGGatcgtatgtttgacacccctgccctATGTTCTCATAGAGGACACAATGATGGCTTCTGCAATTGCCACCTGTGATAAAGAGATATATGATACACTGCATCAAGGGGCTTAAGTTTACCGGCAGTAGCATGCATGTAAATTACACCTGCATAGTCAAGCATGTAAATTACACCTGCGTAGTCAAGCTGAACAAAGGTTGCCTGAACAATCTGCAGTCTACACTGCTGAAAGTGAGGCActgattatttctttaaaaaaaaaaaaaaaaaaaaaaaaaaaagaacctaATTCAAATTTAAGCTTCTTCAACATGACTTTTAACAatatatttttcatcatttgacATTAGTAGTTGCAGTTTAATGTACCGACAGCAGAGGACATCCAAGAGTAAATTCTCCGTTGAAGGTCTCCACATCTGAAACACACCGTCGGCATGAATCGCATTCTTAGAGGTGTGAATCCTGGCTGTGGGTTGCCAAGTAACCAGGATCCCAAGGGGGCCAGAGCTACTTCTCTAATCTGTGTTAGCCTCCATTTATCTCTCTCCAGTATCCTTTATCCCTCCACTCAGAGAGAGTCCGGTAACATTTCCTGGGCTGATGGATTCAGTGTGATTGTAATATGTAATTAATGCAGCTGGTCAGTACTGGGTGATAAAGGTTAGTTAAATATTTTCCAAGTAATAACTTCACATCATATGGAAATGTGTGGTTGTTAGTTTCCTTTTATAGCCAGTGAGCCACATTATGTTTGGCTGAAGATGGACATTGTCGGAATACCATTACCAGTAAATGAGACCTCGAAGCAAAGGCGGGCTCTGCAGACACAATGGGTTACTTTCATCCCCAAGCCAGCTCCAAGTATCAACACACTGCCATATGCTGTGTGAATGGAGAGGGGTTTGCACTGCAGTCTGAGACCTCATTGTTATCAACCCCAAACTAATGTGAAAAGTAATAGAATAGATGAAATTCGATTTGCTAAAATTGTCAtaattgtgtcatttttgtgaAGCTTTTCTTTGTCCTCATGTTATgttgtaaaat is part of the Epinephelus lanceolatus isolate andai-2023 chromosome 5, ASM4190304v1, whole genome shotgun sequence genome and encodes:
- the svip gene encoding small VCP/p97-interacting protein, yielding MGMCLPCLGGAADDVVVTPDPETRRRQLAEAAEKRQKETTYRGVKNPEAVERKKKKQEEMEKQAMTTSVSGGGGGGLKWQVG